In the Myxococcales bacterium genome, CGTTGGCCTCCCAGATCTCGGCAATGGTCCGCGTCGGCACGTTGGCCGGTTGCGACGCGCAGTCGGGCCAACCGGCGTCGGGCGACGCGACCGCCGCGTCGTCGCTTGAGGCTTGCACGTCGGGCAGCGCACCTGCGTCACTCGCGGCGGGCTCTTCAGCGGCGGCGGCCGCAGCAGGCGCGGCGGTGTTCGCCTGACGCTCCGTCCCCACGGGCGCGCTGCTGCACGCCGCGACCGAGAGCGCGAGGAGTGTCGCACCGAGCTCGGTGCCGCGAGAAGAAAGCCATGCTGCCATGGTGGTCTCTTACGCGACAGCGGCGCCGTTCCTTCCCGGTCCGGAAGGGCGGCGCACGCGCACGTGTGCGCGAAAAAGCCCCTCGCGAGCACGCCGCGGGGTACGTTCCGCGCCCCGCCGTCGCGAGGACCCATCGCGAGGAGAAGAAAATGAGCCACGAGAATCCCCGCGCACCGTCCGTCCCGCTCGAAAAGCTTCCCCGAGAGCACGCGGCCATCGCCGTCCTCGCAGAGCTCGCGTGCGAAGACGACCCGGCGGCGAAGACCGAGCGCGTGTGGCTGATTGTTCCGAAGGACGGACCGCGGCCCAAACCCGGCTCGTTGCTCCTCGCCGGCGGTCCGCCGATTGGCGTCGACGAGACAACACGGCCCACCTTCGAGGGCGCCTTCATGCACCATCTCTTGACGATCGATCTCGAACGAACACCCGAGCTGCGGCGCTTCCCCGGTTCGCCGAGGCGCGCGCCTTCGCGGTGTTCATGGCCGACCACGAAGACAACGACGCGTCTCGTCCTGGCACCAAAGAGACGGCCGTCGTGGCGCTCTCCGAGAGCGATCTCAAGAAGGGCGATTGGAAAGGCCCCGACGTAGACGACCCGCCCCGGACACCCTTCGACCTGATCGCCATCGACGTCCCTGTAACGGCCTTCGACGCAGCAAAGCTCGAAACGGTGGGCGCCTTCGACTTCAACTCGTTGGACGCGCCCGCGACACGCGAAGACGACCGGAAGAAGCTCCGCGCCATGCTCCGCGAGTTCGCCGTCGCGCACGCGAAGACGAAGGAGGCACGCGTCGCCGCGCTGCGCGCCGAGCTCATGAACAACGATCACCTCGGCGGCCAGGTCATTCACTTCGCCAAAGACGCCTACGAGACCGACTTCCTCGGCCAGTTCACCGAAGACCTGCTCCCCGAGCTCTGCCTCGGCGACGCCGGGACGTTCTACGTCTTCGCCGACACCGCGTTTTGGATCGGGCACTGAGCCGCACGCGCGCGCGTGGGCGCGCTCGGGGCTCGGTGTAGACAGGCGCGGCGCTCAGCCTCAGTGCGCGAGCGGCCCCGCCGGCGCGTACTTGTGCAAAACCCACTGCTCGTGGATGTCGATGCCCTGCGCCGTGAGTCGCGCGCTAAGGACGCCGTGCGGATCGCCGTCGGGCGCCGTGAGCTTCACGTAGCCGAACTCCGACAGGTAATAGAGGTCGGGCGTCAGATCTTTGCCGCCCACCTTGTCTTTCGTTGCGCTCGAGAGCGCCTCGAGGCTCATCTCGCGAAAGGCGCTCTTTTGCCAGTGGGCGTAGAGGACGTCGAAGATCGCGCGCCGCACGGACCAGTCGAACGACTCCTTCTTGGGCGCCGCGAAGAGCGGCGCGCCGATGGGAAAGAGCACCTTGCCGGCGAGCGGATTGAGCAGCGAGCCGAGGGCGATCCAAAGGCTGATGCCGAGCAGGGCCAGCGTCGCGAGCGCGATGGGCATGTCCATGGCGCGCGTGTGCGTCGCGCTGCGAACGATGCGGAAGACGAAGAGCAGGTCGACGTCGAGGAGGAACAAGAAGAGCAACTTGGCGAAGAAGCCGAAGCCGTAGGTGAGAAAGAGGAAGATCACGAGGAGCACCACCTCGGTGGCGAGCGCCGTCGTGTGATCGGGCGTCTGCCCGTTGGCGACGCTCCAGAGGCTCCACGCGGTGACGGCCCAGTTGAACGAGAAGGCCGTAAAGACGGTCCCGCCGTAGACGTTCTTGTTGCCGAAGAGCATGAGCCCCGCCACGAGCTGGCAGCCTCCGCCGAAGAGCAAGCTGAAGACGGCCGCCGTCTTGAGCGCCGCCGTGAAGTGTGCCGGCGCGACCCAACCGAAGGCGATGGGCAAGAGCGCTCCGCAAGCGATCGCGAGGCCGAGCAGACCGAGCGGAGTCGGGTTGCCAAAACGCTCTTGAGTGGGCGGAACGATGTCGATGCGCTGGACCATGGCAAAAGGGGAATCGGCGAGGGGCGCCGCGGCGTCAAGGCTCATGTTGCAGCGCAACAATCACCGCCCGTTTCGCGCCTTTCCAGCTCGCGCAAGCACGAGCGCCGCACTAAGGTGCGCGCCGTGCCGGTTCTTTCTGCCCGCGACGTCGAGAAGTCCTACGGCGCGCGAACCGTCCTCAAGTCCGTGACGTTCACGCTTCGGAGCGGCGAGCGCGTTGGGCTCATTGGCAGAAACGGCACCGGCAAGTCGACGCTCGTACGCATCCTCGCGGGCCTCGAGCCGCCCGATCGTGGCGAAATCGCCGTGCGTCGTGGCGCCAGCGTCGGCCTCTTGGAGCAAGTGCCGGAGCTTACCGCCGGCGAGACGCCGCGCCGGATCGTCGCCGAAGGCCTCGCCGCCTGGGCGAAGGTCCGCGCCGCTTACCAAGAGGTCACGCGCAAGCTCGAGGGCGCCACCGGCGATCACGACGCGCTCCTCGCCGAGCAAGCGAAGTGGGCCCACGAGATCGAAGGCCTCGGCGGCTGGGAGCGCGAGCACGAGGTCGAGGCGGTCTTGGGCAACCTCGGCGTCAAAGACATCGACCGCGACATCGCGAGCATGAGCGGCGGAGAGCGGAGGCGCGTGGCCCTGGCGCGGCTCCTCGTGGCCTCACCGGATCTCGCCATCCTCGACGAGCCGACCAACCACCTCGACGTCGAGACCATCGACTGGCTCGAGGAGCACCTCGAGAAGCGCTACCGAGGCGCGGTCTTGCTCGTGACCCACGATCGGTATCTTTTGGATCGCGTCTGCTCGCGAACGCTCGAAATCAACGACGGGACGGTCACCGCGTACGACGGCGGCTACGAGACGTTCCTCGAGGCGAAGGCAGAGCGCATGGCGCTCGAGGAGCGCACCGAGGCGAACCGGCAGAATTTCCTTCGTCGTGAGCTCGAGTGGCTCGCGCGGCAGCCCAAAGCGCGAACCACGAAGCAGAAGGCGCGCATCGAGCGGGCCGAGACGGCGAAGGCCGCGGTACCTCGCAAGAAGGACGAGAGCGTTCAGCTCGCCATCGAAGAGGCCCGCAGCGGCAAGACGGTCCTCGAGCTCCACGGCTTCGGCCTCGACATCGGCGGCCAACGCCTCATCGAGTCGCTGGATCTCTTCCTCACGGAAGGCGAGCGCGTCGCCATCGTGGGCCGCAACGGCACCGGCAAGACGAGCCTCCTCCGCGCCGTCGTCGGCGAGCTCGCCGCCACGCGCGGCCGGTTGGTGAAGGGCGCCAACACCAAGGTCGCCTACTTCGACCAAGAGCGAACCGGCCTCGACCTCGACAAGACCGTCTTTGAAAACGTGAGCGAAGGCGGTGCCGTCGAGATCGGCGGCGTCAGGCTCGAGCCCCGCGCCTACCTCGAGCGTTTCCTCTTCGACGGCCACGCGCAGCGGCAAAAGGTCGCGTCGCTCTCCGGCGGCGAGCGCGCCCGAGCCGCTTTGGCGAAGACGCTGCAAGCCAAGACGAACCTGGTGCTCTTGGACGAGCCGACCAACGATCTCGACGTCGACACGCTGGCCGCGCTCGAGGAGATGCTCGTGAGCTTCGGCGGCTCGGCCATCGTCGTCACCCACGATCGCTTCTTCCTCGATCGCATCGCGACCTCGCTCCTCGTCTTCGAGGGCAATGGCAAGGGTCACGCGGTACCCGGGCAACTACGAGACGTACCGGCGCCTCAAGAAGGAGCAAGCAGCCGAAGGCGAACGCGACGCAAAGGCGGAAGCCAAGGCGAGCGTGGCGCCGAAGGCCTCGGCCAAGGCCGACGCCCCGGAGGCGAAGGCCGCGAAGAGCAAGCTCTCTTACAAGGAGCGAAGCGAGCTCGAAACCCTTCCGGCGCGCATCGAGACCGAGGAGCGCGAGATGGGCGCTCTCGAAACGACGCTGTCCGATCCGAACCTCTACAAGGAAGGGCCCGAGCGCCTCCGCGAGCTCACGGCCTCGCTAGAGGCGAAGAAGAAGCTCGTGGCCGAACTCTACGTGCGCTGGGAAGCGCTCGAGGCGAAGGGCTGAGGGCACGCTCCTCGAGGATCGGCCCCATGCGTCAGGGCATCACGCAATGATGTAGGGCGCGCGTCGGCTTCATCACGCCGTCTTAGCTAAACGCGGCGAGGATGACTTCTTCGCGATCGGCGCGCCGGCCTTCCCTAAAAAAATACGCGAACTATTGCCTTGTCGCCCATTGGTCAAGCCGCCAGCGACACCGATGCCGAGCCCGTCGTCGCTGCCGGACGAATCACGACCTGCGCCCAGCTCAGCGCCGACGATGATTTCATGGGCGGGCCGAGGTCCCTTCACCTGGTCGCCGGTCTTGGTCGCGCGCCGCCGCCGGGGCCACGCCACCGGCACCACCGGGCCCCGCCGCAACCACGTCGCGGCTCGAGTAGTCAAAGAGGTCGACCGTGGGATTCTTGAGCGTGCGCCAGGATGCCGACCTTGGTCGCGCCGCCGGTGCCGATCCCGCACGTGGTAGGGCGATGTGGGAACGACGCCAACGAGGTCGAAAAGACCGACTGCGATCGGCCGGGCAGGCGGCAGCCAGACCGGCCGCGCGCCGGTAGAGCATCTCCGTTCGTCGGTCCAAGACCGATGAGCCGATCGAAGACGGAGATCTGAAGCACCGACGCGATGCCGCGCGCCGGCGGCGCGTTGGGCGACACGCCCCAGAACTGATCCAGCGGAATCGGCGTGCCCCAGCATCGCCCGTCGGCCCTGAAGAAGCTGCCGACGGTGGCGACGACGCTGCTCGCGTCGCTCTCGCCGATCGCATCCGTGGTCGCATCGATCGGCGAACTCGTCGCGTCACCGGCCTCCGTCGCGCTGCCTCCGTCACCGTTGATGACCACTCCGCGATCCGCTGAGGGCCGCGCGCTCGATCGCGGCCCCCATCGTGCGCGGCGCCTCGGTGCCGTTCCTTTTTCGATGGCTGGTCGGCGGCCCAAGACGATTTCGGCGACCGTGGCGGACGCGGCGCATCGGTAAGGATAGGCCACGATGCTTGACGAGCGTTCCCCGGCACGCCCAGGGGCGCGTCAAGCCTCGTCGTAAAATGCGCGGATCTCGGCCTCGTACTTCTTGTAGATGACCTTGCGCTTGATCTTCATCGTCGGCGTGAGCTCGCCCGTCTCGACGCTCAGCTCTGCGGGGAGGATCTTGATCTTCTTGATGGCCTGCACGCGCGCGAGATCGCGATTCACCGCGTCGACCTCGCCCTGCAGCCAGCGGTGGAGCCTCTCGCA is a window encoding:
- a CDS encoding ATP-binding cassette domain-containing protein yields the protein MPVLSARDVEKSYGARTVLKSVTFTLRSGERVGLIGRNGTGKSTLVRILAGLEPPDRGEIAVRRGASVGLLEQVPELTAGETPRRIVAEGLAAWAKVRAAYQEVTRKLEGATGDHDALLAEQAKWAHEIEGLGGWEREHEVEAVLGNLGVKDIDRDIASMSGGERRRVALARLLVASPDLAILDEPTNHLDVETIDWLEEHLEKRYRGAVLLVTHDRYLLDRVCSRTLEINDGTVTAYDGGYETFLEAKAERMALEERTEANRQNFLRRELEWLARQPKARTTKQKARIERAETAKAAVPRKKDESVQLAIEEARSGKTVLELHGFGLDIGGQRLIESLDLFLTEGERVAIVGRNGTGKTSLLRAVVGELAATRGRLVKGANTKVAYFDQERTGLDLDKTVFENVSEGGAVEIGGVRLEPRAYLERFLFDGHAQRQKVASLSGGERARAALAKTLQAKTNLVLLDEPTNDLDVDTLAALEEMLVSFGGSAIVVTHDRFFLDRIATSLLVFEGNGKGHAVPGQLRDVPAPQEGASSRRRTRRKGGSQGERGAEGLGQGRRPGGEGREEQALLQGAKRARNPSGAHRDRGARDGRSRNDAVRSEPLQGRARAPPRAHGLARGEEEARGRTLRALGSARGEGLRARSSRIGPMRQGITQ